Proteins encoded by one window of Capra hircus breed San Clemente chromosome 8, ASM170441v1, whole genome shotgun sequence:
- the LOC108636661 gene encoding uncharacterized protein LOC108636661, which translates to MGKTRDLFKKIRDINGTFHAKMGSIKDRNGMDLTEAEAIKKRWQEYTEELYKKDLHNPDNHDGVITHLEPDILECELKWALESITMNKASAGDGIPVELFQILKDDAVKVLYSICQQIWKTQQWPQDWKRSVFIPIPKKRNAKECSSYCTIALISHASKVILKILQARLQQYMNRELPDVQAGFRKGRGTRDQIANIHWIMEKAREFQKNIYFCFIGYAKAFDCVDH; encoded by the coding sequence atgggaaagactagagatctcttcaagaaaattagagatatcaacggaacatttcatgcaaagatgggctcgataaaggacagaaatggtatggacctaacagaagcagaagctattaagaagaggtggcaagaatacacagaagaactgtacaaaaaagatcttcacaacccggataatcatgatggtgtgatcactcatctagagccagacatcctggaatgtgaactcaagtgggccttagaaagcatcactatgaacaaagctagtgcaggtgatggaattccagttgagctatttcaaatcctgaaagatgatgctgtgaaagtgctatactcaatatgccagcaaatttggaaaactcaacagtggccacaggactggaaaaggtcagttttcattccaatcccaaagaaacgcaatgccaaagaatgctcaagctactgcacaattgcactcatctcacatgctagtaaagtaatactcaaaattctccaagccaggcttcagcaatacatgaaccgtgaactccctgatgttcaagctggttttagaaaaggcagaggaactagagatcaaattgccaacatccactggatcatggaaaaagcaagagagttccagaaaaacatctatttctgctttattggctatgccaaagcctttgactgtgtggatcac